ttatgtagatgttgattttgctggtgataTCAATAGTAGAAATAGTACCACTGTGTTTGTATTTACTTTAGGTGGTACAACTCTATTTTGGACTTCAAATCtacaaattattattactttgtctactacagaagttgagtatgttgcaaCAACTAATGCtaaaaaggagatgatttggctacatgacTTCTTAGATGAATTAGGTAAGAAGTAGGAGAGGGGCATTATACACAATGACAGTCAAAATGCAATTTTTCTagctaaaaatttgaattttcattcaaagtcgaagcatatacagacaaaataccatTTTTTTTGTTACCTGGTTGAAGATAAGttggtaatacttgagaagatctgtggatctaagaaccaggcagacatgttgactaagggtgtcactATACAAAAGCTGAAACTGTGTGTAGCTTCAGTTGGCCTTCTAACTTGAGGATAGGAGGTTGAGTTGTAGGGATGAGGGATTGTTCCTTTAGAGGATTGCAGTTGAcgttggtgattgaactagtctctaagtgggagatttgttgggccttgtggagcctagttgtgtttgatccgGATGATGACCCAACCCAAAATAATGTTGCGTGGTcttttaatgagagatttttatcctaaggcttagtccatggagcaaaGGATTGGGCCGATAGGTCCAAGCCGTTTTGGGCCCGTTTGTAGCTCACTGTGTGTAGGATATAAATTCGTTGTTATAGTGATTAGGGTTAATTGGCCATCGCagtttgagagagagagtgagagaaaataTTGTACTGctgcactctctgtattttctttctgataatagtgaaatccctgcaactccgtggatgtaggcaaaaaaATTTATCAAACCACGTAAACACTatcttgtgcatgtgattgatttttctttggcatgtgtgttttctctattttgtttctcacaggatTTGAGAATTTCGTGTTAATTCCCTACAGACTAAACTGGAGATATTGGGAGCATGGATGTTGAACAATCTGACCAACCTATCCAATCCAACTAACCCAAACTGAaccaatcccaaaaaaaaaaatcagtttcaAATGGTTTAAGAGTCGATTTGCGTGTTTAGCATCTAATCCACTCGACCCAACCCGAACCGCCtctttgtgtgtatatatgcTTACAATTACTTAATACTAATGAAAGAATGCGTAAGATGAACTATGGGATGGGTACATGCATTTTGGaatgtttttaaattttatttctatTGTATTAATACTAGAGATATGAGGTTTTAGTCATTTTGGTTGTTAATCGAATGTGCTTtagaaaattgaaatattttcatttttttgattttatattGTTAATAGTATgttaaaaaatagataaatttttttattagtgTCATAACcttatttatattaatataaaattaaaaattaaaaattacttgGTGTGTTACTCATActaagtaattttttttataagaagtctattaatttaatatatttaacttAAAAAACACTACTTTAAGTAGTATTTTcaatgtaatatatattattatgtttgacAAAAATTCTCACAtgtattcttttatttttattttctatttcgcTATAAAACAAGTGAAACTGTCAACCCAAACCAACCAATCTGATATAAAGCCGACCCAAATCACATCCTCAACCTGATATTAAGCCGACCTAAACCGACCCAAATCACATCCTCAACGATTCAACTTAGATCTAACTTCTTGCCAAACTAACAAAATGAGAACGATTGAAATTTTAAACCAAATCCAATCCAATCAAACCCATGAACAGCCCTAATTGGGAGAAGGGTGAAGAAAAACCAAAGGCTTGCTTTATTCGAGCTAGCTAGCTTTGGAGTTCCAAGCTCTCCTCCCCATGCGCAACGGAAACATTAGTAGCAGTGGTTTCTCGTGTCCCTTTACGCTTTTCTTTGCTCTCCCTTTGGATTTCAAAACCCACCCCACACCCATTCCAAGTTTAAAAGAAGCGTACAGGGCTTGCTCATGTCCAGCACTCGCTTGTTTCCCCTCTTCCTCTTTTTTTAAGCCTTCTTtgttctctcttttttcttttttatttataaaatttatactaATCCATTCTTTAGAGATGCTCTTGATTTTTATTACTACAATCAGCAAGAAACTCTAGAAGGTAGACTTTCTACTCAAATTTGAGAGAGAGATGTCTGGTCCGAGCAAGGAGGTATGGTCATATGACTCATATTGGTCCAAGCCTAGCTTCCAATGGCTTGGATTCTCCTGGACGTACTACTGGCCCCTGCTTTCTAGCATAGTATTAAAGGGGAAAAAACTCGTGGGTTATTCTTGCAGAAATTCTATGGTGTGTTCCTCATCACCAAACCTCACCGTCAAATTTCAAACTCTCCTAGGGAATCTCTGGCACTGCACGGTTCATCCAAACCACCAAGGATGCTGTTTTATTTAAGAAAACCGCATtaaaatataagaaattataaTGCAAGTGCAATGAACACATCCAAATTTCATCAACCAGCTTTAAACATCCAAGGTAAttcaaaataatattaatattcatTTGCAGGAATAATCTGCCAACACAAATTTCTCGACCAGCAACCGATCACTGCTGTAGTACCCTGAGATGCCGAGGCCCCAGGTTTGTGAATGTATATAATAAGCATACGGAAAATATTGAAGGAACTAAAATAAACAGGTTGCATACTAAGCCTTCCTTGTGCCATTGCCTGCAATATGTAAAATATTACAACCTTTTGGAGTTATATATTATTGACGGGGCTCTTCATGGGAATTCCCTGCAGGTCCCTGTGCTATTGTGACCTGCAAACCTCTCTGTTGTCCTGACTGTAGCATAAACGCAACTTCATTTGCTGTCAGTGCTGCCGCTTCCTGCAGCCATAAAAAATTACCAGATATATCAGTATATCTTACACATTTCAAATTTTCTATACAACCAAACACACAATGAACCAGGCAGTTACATTTGGTATCccacacaaaaaaataaataaataaaataaaataaaataaaaattaaaaaggggAGGGCCGGGGCAGGCCGGGAGGGGCACAAATCAAGGAATCCAGGCGAGCGGACGGACAGCAAAATAATAGGTCAATAATGCATATCCAACTTTACACATTTTGTCCATCAGTTTAGCAAAAAAAGTCTTTCTTATTAAGTTCATGAGATTGGTTGTCCAACAAGAAGATGAGCATGTCAACTTCCTTGCGGCTTCCCTTTTGGGGACCAGTATACCATAAATATTAGTCAAATTTTGAGACCCCCAGGAAAAGCATaactcaaaatgaaaaaaaaaaacttgagatTTAGAGGAAAAAAGGTCACGAGTTTTTCTGTCATTTGCTTATTTATTGGCAGAGGGAAAAGTAGGGTTGGGTTTAGTTAGCGTAGAATGCCTCTAACCTGTTGCTGCCTTCGACGCTGCAATATACTGATTGCCCACGCCATAATGTAACATGGGAGAAGAAAACCAGCAGCCCGAAGCAAGAAAAGCTGTCAAACATCAACAATTTGCAAACTGTAGTCAGACATATTATACACACAAAGCTCTCACATTATTATGAGAGAAATGCACATAATCCACCTACAGAGAAAAAAGTGGAAGCATCATCATCCCCATCACCATTTCTGATACTTAGAGCATGCCTCAACAGTAGAAGAGCCATTAACTgccaagaaacaaaaaaaaaaagatgaaaactATAGATGCATTTCATTGCATGCGATTTAAATTGGAAACATTACAAGAGAGTGCAAACAGGTAGGGGTGTTGGTTGGGGAGGGAAGGAGAGAGAACAAGCACAAGGTTTTCTAGTGAGAATGAGGTAAAATCATGTGCCCGCTACCACCACAACACAGAGGGATCATGTGcccaacaaaaaaagaaaaataccctACAACCTACATCAGGAATGTTACTGCAAACCAATGCACTATTCCAGCATCCCCAGGGGCAGGGGTTGAATTACGAATAAACAAAAGAAGAGCAACAAGATAAAATATGTACATGCATGCTAATAAAGTGATAAAataaggatttgaggttttgaaGAAAAGGCAACTTTTTCCAGGGGCGTGAAAAAAACAAATgtaatgtgataaaaatatgacGCAACTATGAGAGCCACCCAGATAATATCTACTTGACTACCTTTTAGATTAATAAAGCTAAAGAGAGCAGGCAAATAGCAAATAGCAAATAACTTTGAAGATGGTGACATGACAGGGTCTCAGGGATGATCAACTTCCAATGACTACCCTCAATGCAATCAATGACCACACTCACAATTAAAGCTGCAGAGCGGCAAAATGCAGCTCCAGTGGCATTTGAGTCGGCATATTCATCATACTCTGCATCCAGGAAATGGCGCTCTGCCGCTGCCATTGCCAAAAGTCGAGGGTCATGCAAGTCCAAAGGAGTACCAGAAATCATCCAACCGCCACTGAAACATGACcaggaaacaaaatgaaaaagaatAAAGCAAATGATCACACAACTCAAATGGCAGACTAAACTTTTAATATGAATTTCTCAAgatacattttaaaattttaaatatgcagAGTATATCTGACACAAGCTAGGAATGCAAGACAAAAAGTCtccttttgagagagagagagcggggGTGGGGGTTGACAGCTTTCTGATAAATATTTTCTGAATTTTCAGTTGTTTGGGTCATCCAGAACTTTCAGCCCAGGAAAATAGCTTCCTGGGTCAACAGAAAAAAGGCGCTCAGAGGCAGAGAAGTAGGAAACAACTTCCAATTCGCTAGGGTGCCATTTGATATCATTGTCAAAAAATTATGGAAGAAAAAATCATAAACAGActaaaaaacaaattgaaaaccTAATTGAACGAATGTTAATATTTGtcctaaatcaaataacaattaaaaatattattaaaataatgaaaaatgcaAAAGGATACAAATTCCAAAATATTAGGAATTCATTATAATCACTATActtattcattatattttaaaaCTGATTTTTTTAATTCCCCAATAACAATCCTATTGAATTTGACGCTTGAAAATTggttaaagtaattttttttgtatgacttcatattttttttcaaaatttcaaaaattttatggatattttcattttaataatattttaaattcacatggttattttatttttatttttatttttatcaaaaattatGAATAGAATGATTTAATCCACAAGAGTGAATTGGATCATTAAAGTGCTGAGGCAACAGACGGCAACTGAAAACCAACaaatttggttttcagtttttgcCACAACAGCTGAAAACTCATAACGAAAATACAAAACCAGCAACATAGCCAAGCGCATTCACTCGTTCCTTCACTATACTGCAActaaaatagaaaaacaaaacaGAAACAATATAAGAAGCTTATTTCCACCTTGAACAAACAGCAAAAAGAACTTTCCACTTACCAGCACCAACAAAAACCAACTATTTGAAAATATCTTCTGTAAAAGATAGTTGCCAATAACAGGTGGTTTTCACATGGAATAAACAGATCCTTAACTTCAGAAAACACGACAACGtaacagtactgaatatgatgAACATACAATTAAAGGAACTCAAAAGGAAAAGGCAAACATGCAGCATAAGGCCCATTATAAAGACATTCACATTTCCtatctgtaatctatacacatttgTAGCATTCTATTAtttccaaccaaaaaaaaaatatattaaaattttcaaaaatatattaataagCAATGTAAGAAACAGAGCTTACCTAATATCAATAGTAGTATCTTCAGAGTTTGATGGAGGTGGAGGGGCTGTGTAACCAGGTTGGTATGGCtgcatattaaaatttttttagcaGAAGTCAGTGCATCAATTGGATTTCCAACTCATAACCAGCACCACTTTAAATTTAAACAGGCATAAATGAACAAATGAAAAATTCAGCATAAATGTCCATTGCCAGTTTGTCTGGATGTTGGATTCATCAACAATAGCTAGTCAAGTTACAGACTGTAagcattaagaaaatgaaaacaaGTATACAATATAGCAAATTTAATGGGTGCATCTGTTTATATACACGCTCCAACACTTTCatcaaatctcaaaattttaaaccTCCTAAGTGCAACTACTCTGCTTTTCAACGACCAAAACCATgtgcaaataaacaaaacaagaTTTTCTTAATCTACACGACTCCCCATTAAAGTATGCTTTGGAGCATTAAACATTTCATGTACTAAATAATGATTAAGATTTTTAGTTCTATCCATCTCATGCGCATTCAATGCTTTCATGTCTAActcataaaaaaacaaaacagaacagaaaagaagggggaaaataataataataataataataataataataataataataataaataaataaataactagaAGAGTCCATTGAAATTTATGAAGGAAATTCATGCAAGAATGGACAATGAAATGcctaaaaaatcattttttgacaaaaaaaaaggATCATTTTCCAAGGCATTTAGCTGAGAATACATCACGCACATTGTGAATTCTAAAAAAGAAAGCTACTTTCGGTTATTTCTTCAATAGACAACACGGGTAGTAGACTAGTGGGTGGTGATTTCTGGCATATATGTTGAAGAACTTCATCTACTCTGGCATTTATAGCTACCTCGAGTACTGATCCTAAGGCTTTTCTTTTATTATGTtattgttgctgttgttgtcgtTGTTTGCTTTGATTTAATGGCAAGCTCTGATAATTTGTTTGGAATCAATTTTTTTGTTCATATAGCAATGCATTTTAAAACAGTGTAGAATGGCATTGTAGGTGAGtaaaatattcatatttttttacAGGTTTGGAAATACTAATGAGTTGGATCACAAACTTCATATTGAACTTGGATATGCATGAATAGCAGTGTAGTAATTTTATGTTTCTAAATGATTTCATAAAATTTAGGGTATGCATGATCACTAGGATTTAAGTACTTAATTTAAGTACTTTTAataataagtacttatttttttAAGATGCTCCAAATGGGGGCTATATAAATATGCCTACTAATGGCTGTTTCCAAAGATGCACAGAGAATACAATTACATATTAATATCATCCACTTTATAGCGGTGCAACATGCACTGCAGAATATGTTGCCATGATTCAGCATATGTTTTACAAAGAGAAATATGCCTACCATGGCTAGCTTTTGAAATCAAACAAGCTCCATAGTTCACGAATATGTTCAATTCCCAATGCTATAATATAGATTCAAAAAAAGCAGAAGACTTATATGCAGATTCCTCAAAGCAAAATGGAAGCAGTTACCATGGCTAGAAACTAACATACCTTACGACAGATCTCACAAGTTATATCCCCTTTCTCATTGCACCATCGCTGAACACATTTCCTATGAGCAAACTGAAACAGAAAGAGATCTAGTTAGGTTTCTATTTAGGTAACCAATCAAAGAAATTATTTCCAAACATAGCAACAtcaataacatcccaattgaagtttggcaATACCTATGTGATAACGGAACTACATGGTTAACTAagttatttaacacaattataagaactaagaaaatgtcagacaaatggaggaaaaacactttaatacctatacacaaaaataaaatattcacaattgtaataactattgtgaaGTTAAGCTTATTAgttatacgatgaaactatgggaaaggatagttgaacaaagattaaggttagaaacgagagtaaaaaaaaaatcaatttggttttatgcctgaaaAATCTACTacaaaagttatatatcttttaagaagattaatggaaaagtttaggtaaaggaagagggacttgcatatggtatttattgatttagaaaaagcatatgatagaatACCTAAAGAAGTTCTT
The Malania oleifera isolate guangnan ecotype guangnan chromosome 13, ASM2987363v1, whole genome shotgun sequence DNA segment above includes these coding regions:
- the LOC131146514 gene encoding uncharacterized protein LOC131146514, with protein sequence MGDHLVLCVDRLITLESLQSLEGADSPVSSGEGSFIHASDPSTSTTKDVEMGYDGVSNEEEPLIQMVECRICQEEDSIRDLEIPCACSGSLKFAHRKCVQRWCNEKGDITCEICRKPYQPGYTAPPPPSNSEDTTIDISGGWMISGTPLDLHDPRLLAMAAAERHFLDAEYDEYADSNATGAAFCRSAALILMALLLLRHALSIRNGDGDDDASTFFSLFLLRAAGFLLPCYIMAWAISILQRRRQQQEAAALTANEVAFMLQSGQQRGLQVTIAQGPAGNSHEEPRQ